DNA sequence from the Salvelinus sp. IW2-2015 linkage group LG37, ASM291031v2, whole genome shotgun sequence genome:
GCCTATaacgcagagagggagggagggagtgatgatTAACGAGGGCTGTCAGCMCAGGCTGCCTCCCTGTGGGTACCAGCAAAGCATGCTGGGAGGGACTCTGACCCCTGCAGTGCTGGGCGAGGAAACCCCACTCATTCTCTGAGCACCGCtcaccagccagccaggcagcatcAGGAACAATGGAGTGCTGTCTGTGTCCTGCTTTGCTTCTCTGCTCTGTCAGGATGACTTGtctgtaaacacattttttcccactGCCTTGCAGCTGTGCTCCACATTTGAACTGATACACAATATTGCTCCTAACTCTCTATTGTAGTATATTTTGATatttaataatggaaatttagattttttgcttCTCTGCTCTGTCAGGATGACTTGtctgtaaacacattttttcccactGCCTTGCAGCTGTGCTCCACATTTGAACTGATACACAATATTGCTCCTAACTCTCTATTGTAGTATATTTTGATatttaataatggaaatttagatttttgtaaacataaaaaaaaaaaaaaaaaagtttatatttattacatttgttcACTCAATCCTCCCGCCAATAAACCCCACATAGTTGTCTGGAGTTGGAAATCTTTCTATCAGTTAATGATACTGAAGCCTATATGGTAAGTGAGCATTTTAATCATGGAAAACTAACCAGCTGCAGTGTAGCCTAATTTCACAACACAATCCTGTTACTGTAACAGGATATAGTTAagtgattttgtttttttgtttttttttgcctcTACACAATCTCGTGTACATGAGTGCCTCAACTATGTGCAGCCCTGGATCAATTCCTATTACCCTTCTGTAGCGTAGCCCCACGACGAGGCTGCTTACAAGCTCATAACATATGCTGATACTAATCGTAGCtgccttgttttttattttttttatacaagcCCTGCCCGCGGGACATGCTACATCTCCTCAGTGTCTGTATGTGGGACCAGATGATGCAGAGCCGCAGTAGCTGTCTCTCAGCTGTACGTTACATGTTAGTGGAGCatgagtcactctctctctcacacacacacactcgcagagTTAGGTAATGGTGGGCGAGCAGTGTGCCAGGCACCTCCCACCCCAGGagcgtgtgtgttttgtctgtgtgtgtgtgtgtgtgtgtgtgtgtgtgtgtgccttctgtgtgtctgtttgtgtagcCTATGCACAGGGGTAGAAAGATTTGGGTAGAAACGGTGCTCTGTCTAGCACAGTGTGGGATGAACAAAGTTGGGAATGAAAGGCAGAAGTGGTAAAAAAGTGGGCGTCTCCGTTCCCTACGGTTTCTCCAAGATTCTTTCTTGGTAGTCATCCCAGCCTGCCACCACAGTGTCAAAAACGTAGAAAAGCCTTCGAAGAAGAGTGAAACGGAAACGCCAACCGAATTGCATTAATGGATCYTCTGTAGAGTGGGGGGAGTGGGAAGGGTTGTTGTGTATGCCgtgctctctgctctgctttctCTCCCCCTTAATTGGCTGAAACGCACAGCAGCCCAGGCCTGGAGCCCGAAGAGGCGCAGTCCCATGTGGAGTCAGCCATTGATACAAGGTTTCTTTAAATGCCTCCTTTTCATgcaaaggatggagggaggatattTAAGAGTCCAATAACAGGGTTGCGTAAcaacactgtatagggaatatcaGTTGAGtttgtatacacacacaaacatgtacagGGTTGTGGGGGCAGGTGTGGTAACAGTATCTAATGcagtctgtatacagtatgttattctTAGACTGTAGTTGCCAGAGGGGGAAAACAGCAGTTTTTTTATAGGTTGGCGGTTGGATATCACCATTTAATGGTCTTGTATTCCAAATGTGTCTTGTGCAATAAGCAACTTGAATTCTTCCCTCTTGTCTCCCCCTCCTAATCTCATAAACAATAATGCCCTCTCACCCGCTTTCCACACACTAAAACATGcactcatacaaacacacattttccttccattaaacacacatacacacctttcTGCTACACMCTTTCTTTCACCCACTCTAGTCAAGGACTTGGTGCACTGGCGAGACCCCAAGAAGTCTGGCGTGGTGTTCGGCCTGTCCCTGCTGACGCTCCTGTCCCTGGCGGCGTTCAGCGTCATCAGTGTGATCTCCTACCTGCTCCTCGCCCTGCTCTGTGTCACCATCACCTTCCGCATCTACAAGTCCGTCGTCCAGGCCGTGCAGAAGTCCAACGACGGACACCCCTTCAAGTAAGGCGGCACACTCCATCTGGAAACTTGTGATGCTACTAAGTATTGTATTCATTAGAACGACCGTGGAGAAAGTGGTAAGAGGTTGCTTGGTAGGAGTGGTTGTTTTGACAAAACGTCTAGCTGAGTAGTCTTAACTAGGGCCGGGAGTTTTCTTTCTTCTCACCACATGACCAGAAAAAACAAAATTCcctatttttatgttatcatTGTTGCCGTTGCTGTTTTTAGCTCCAAGCAGGATGTTTGTGCTTGTCATCGCAATCCCTGCCTGAGTGACTCATTTCCTGCTGCTTTTATTAATAGAAACATCATGTATGGTCCAGGCAGAGTGGGAGGGGGGCTTATTTCACTACAGCCCAGTCAAACACAGAATGATGacttcttgtttgtttatttattcaacacttattttgaccaggcaagtagattcacctggtcagtttgtcatggaaagagaatgtgtgtgttgatgttttgtacactcagtatatgcaCGTGAAAACAACTGCTGGAGTAGAGAAAAGCAAACCAGTGAAATCCTCAAATCCAGTGACTTGATCAAGTTATAAAACGAAAGCAGCTCGGGTTGGCTGAGCTGATTTAGCACTTCTTAGCGGGTTAGCATTAAATGATCAAGTTAAAGCCGATGTTGGAGTTGACGTATAGAAGGTTAGCCTGATTTTTGAGTTCACAGCTTCACACTCCTGCTGTGGTTGGTTCTCTTCAGGGCTCTAATGGAGAAGGATGTCAGCATTCCCCCCGAGACCTTCCACAAGCACGTGGACGTCAGTTTGACCTACATCAACCGATTCCTCAAACAGATGAGCAAACTCTTCCTGGTCGAGGACCTCATCGACTCCCTAAAGGTGGGTTTAAGTGTCTGTCCAGCTGCCTGTCAGGCGGTTCACYCCCTGTATCTGGAGCCTCTGACTATGATGGATATGTTGGTAGACCAGTAATCCATTCCATCGTaccctggtgtgtgtgggtggatcgTTTTTCCCGTTTACCTCGTTCATAAATCTACGTACACAGCC
Encoded proteins:
- the LOC111960231 gene encoding reticulon-3-B isoform X4, which produces MADPMTQFDQISSSQGLADGQNSVAAKDSKMSVKDLVHWRDPKKSGVVFGLSLLTLLSLAAFSVISVISYLLLALLCVTITFRIYKSVVQAVQKSNDGHPFKALMEKDVSIPPETFHKHVDVSLTYINRFLKQMSKLFLVEDLIDSLKLAVVMWLLTYVGAVFNGITILILADILLFAVPPFYEKNKTQIDRYMEIARTQVNTTMAKLQEKLPGAVKRTKAE
- the LOC111960231 gene encoding reticulon-3-B isoform X5 is translated as MATCCGDGNLHCRCIVTGKRQMKGGPPNRLGIVKDLVHWRDPKKSGVVFGLSLLTLLSLAAFSVISVISYLLLALLCVTITFRIYKSVVQAVQKSNDGHPFKALMEKDVSIPPETFHKHVDVSLTYINRFLKQMSKLFLVEDLIDSLKLAVVMWLLTYVGAVFNGITILILADILLFAVPPFYEKNKTQIDRYMEIARTQVNTTMAKLQEKLPGAVKRTKAE